Proteins from a single region of Chanodichthys erythropterus isolate Z2021 chromosome 13, ASM2448905v1, whole genome shotgun sequence:
- the chmp1b gene encoding charged multivesicular body protein 1b, whose protein sequence is MSAMEKHLFNLKFAAKELQRSSKKCDKEEKAEKLKVKKAIQKGNMEVARIHAENAIRQKNQSVNFLRMSARVDAVAARVQTAVTMNQVTKSMAGVVKGMDATLKSMNLEKISGLMDKFERQFETLDVQTAQMEDTMSSTTTLTTPQGQVDTLMMEMADEAGLDLNMELPQGQTGSVGTSVASAEQDELSQRLAKLRDQV, encoded by the exons ATGTCGGCCATGGAGA AGCATTTGTTTAACCTCAAGTTTGCAGCCAAAGAACTTCAGCGGAGCTCCAAAAAATGCGACAAGGAAGAGAAGGCAGAGAAGCTCAAAGTCAAGAAG GCGATCCAGAAGGGCAATATGGAGGTTGCACGGATACATGCAGAAAACGCTATCCGCCAGAAGAACCAATCAGTGAACTTCCTTAGAATGAGCGCAAGAGTGGATGCGGTGGCTGCACGAGTACAGACGGCTGTCACCATGAACCAG GTCACCAAGTCTATGGCTGGGGTTGTGAAGGGCATGGATGCGACCCTGAAGAGCATGAACCTTGAAAAG ATTTCAGGTCTGATGGATAAATTTGAGCGTCAATTTGAAACTCTGGACGTACAGACGGCTCAAATGGAAGACACAATGAGCAGTACCACAACACTGACCACACCACAG GGTCAAGTCGATACTCTGATGATGGAAATGGCGGATGAGGCTGG GCTGGACCTCAATATGGAGCTTCCTCAAGGTCAGACAGGATCAGTGGGAACCAGCGTAGCATCTGCAGAACAG GACGAACTCTCTCAGAGACTGGCCAAACTCAGAGACCAGGTTTAA
- the cnga2b gene encoding cyclic nucleotide gated channel subunit alpha 2b: MTGRSAAEGSPCSHRLSVQTQEDEQDRAESVLSRSQSACDDTSSELQRVAALEPQDAPSRNSFRGRGALSRLVSLVVILRDWAHRSLIEEEERPDSFLERFRGPEVRAPPSRIGNNQPDANGNTKGNTKKQWETFIVSPSDDIYYYWLFFIAAAVLYNWVLLVARACFDQLQTENPIVWLVFDYMCDFVYILDSCMRLRTGYLEQGLLVKDLAKLRDSYIHTFQFKMDVISILPTDLAYIILGINTPQLRFNRLLRFPRMFEFFNRTETRTNYPNIFRIWNLVLYILVIIHWNACIFYAISKSLGFGSDQWVYPNISSTEEGALRRSYVYCFYWSTLTLTTIGEMPPPVRDEEYVFVVFDFLVGVLIFATIVGNVGSMISNMNATRAEFQARIDAIKHYMHFRKVSRHLETRVIKWFDYLWTNQKAVDEQEVLKNLPDKLRAEIAINVHLSTLKKVRIFQDCEAGLLVELVLKLRPQVYSPGDYICRKGDIGKEMYIIKEGKLAVVADDGVTQFALLTAGGCFGEISILNIQGSKMGNRRTANIRSIGYSDLFCLSKDDLMEAVTEYPDAQKVLEERGREILRKQGLLDESAAQGGLLVMDTDEKVERLEGSLDVLQARFARLLGEFTATQSRLKQRITALERQLCHTGLGLVSDQEMDFESNANTPRANSTA; this comes from the exons ATGACGGGCCGGTCGGCTGCTGAGGGATCTCCCTGCTCTCATCGTCTCTCTGTTCAAACTCAAGAGGATGAGCAGGACCGAGCAGAGAGTGTGCTCAGCAG GTCTCAGTCTGCCTGTGATGACACCTCATCTGAACTGCAGCGAGTAGCTGCTCTAGAGCCCCAGGATGCACCATCAAGAAACTCCTTTAGAGGAAGAGGAGCTCTGTCCAG GTTGGTGAGTCTGGTAGTGATTCTGAGAGACTGGGCACACAGGAGTCTCatagaggaagaggagagacCCGATTCCTTCCTAGAGAGATTCCGGGGACCCGAAGTACGAGCCCCACCCAGTCGAATTGGCAACAACCAACCAGATGCCAATGGAAATACTAAGGGAAATACAAA GAAACAATGGGAGACATTTATAGTTTCTCCATCTGATGATATTTACTACTACTGGCTCTTCTTCATCGCCGCTGCTGTGCTCTATAACTGGGTACTGCTTGTTGCCAG AGCATGTTTTGATCAACTTCAGACTGAGAATCCTATTGTCTGGCTGGTGTTTGACTATATGTGTGACTTTGTCTACATACTGGATTCATGTATGCGGCTAAGGACAG GTTACCTGGAACAAGGACTTCTGGTGAAGGACCTAGCGAAACTCAGAGACAGCTACATTCATACATTTCAGTTCAAAATGGACGTTATCTCCATCCTCCCCACGGACCTGGCATACATCATCTTGGGCATCAACACACCACAGCTCCGCTTCAACCGCCTCCTGCGCTTCCCTCGTATGTTTGAGTTCTTTAATCGGACTGAAACGAGAACCAACTACCCAAACATCTTCCGCATCTGGAACTTGGTGCTCTACATTCTGGTTATTATCCACTGGAATGCCTGCATCTTCTATGCCATCTCTAAGTCGCTAGGTTTTGGGTCAGATCAGTGGGTTTATCCCAACATCTCATCTACAGAGGAAGGAGCTCTGAGACGGAGTTACGTATACTGCTTCTACTGGTCCACACTGACGCTGACCACCATCGGAGAGATGCCACCACCTGTACGGGACGAAGAATACGTGTTCGTAGTGTTTGATTTTCTTGTCGGAGTGCTAATTTTTGCCACCATCGTAGGTAATGTGGGTTCCATGATTTCCAATATGAACGCCACACGGGCAGAGTTTCAGGCACGGATTGATGCTATTAAACATTACATGCACTTCCGCAAAGTCAGTCGCCATCTTGAGACACGTGTCATCAAGTGGTTCGACTACCTGTGGACAAATCAGAAAGCGGTGGATGAGCAGGAAGTTTTAAAGAATCTTCCTGACAAGCTACGTGCAGAAATTGCCATCAATGTTCATTTGTCTACTCTGAAGAAAGTTCGCATCTTTCAAGACTGTGAGGCCGGGCTGTTAGTAGAGCTGGTTTTAAAACTGCGCCCTCAAGTGTACAGTCCTGGTGACTACATCTGCCGAAAAGGAGACATTGGAAAAGAGATGTATATCATTAAAGAGGGAAAATTAGCAGTTGTTGCCGATGATGGAGTGACACAGTTTGCATTGCTAACAGCTGGAGGTTGTTTTGGCGAGATCAGCATTCTTAACATTCAGGGTAGTAAAATGGGAAACCGTCGGACGGCTAACATTCGCAGCATCGGCTACTCTGACCTCTTCTGCCTTTCTAAGGATGACCTAATGGAGGCCGTAACCGAATACCCAGATGCTCAAAAGGTTCTGGAGGAGCGTGGAAGGGAGATTCTGAGAAAGCAGGGGCTTCTGGATGAAAGTGCTGCACAGGGAGGTTTGCTTGTCATGGATACAGACGAGAAGGTTGAACGTCTTGAAGGCTCACTGGATGTTCTACAAGCACGTTTTGCACGGTTGCTCGGGGAGTTCACAGCGACTCAAAGCAGACTGAAGCAAAGAATCACAGCGCTTGAGAGACAGCTGTGTCATACGGGCCTTGGGCTTGTTTCAGATCAAGAGATGGACTTTGAGAGTAATGCTAACACACCACGAGCTAATTCAACTGCATAG